In Sinorhizobium mexicanum, one DNA window encodes the following:
- a CDS encoding DegT/DnrJ/EryC1/StrS family aminotransferase translates to MIPFLDLRAQYTSIKDEIDAAALRVLASAQYVLGEEVAELEREFASYCGTRHAIAVNTGTSALHLALLALGVGPGDEVITVPFTFVATVSAICYTGALPVFVDVEPVTLTMDATKIEAAITPRTKAIVPVHLYGQMADMNAIKAIADRHGLPIIEDACQAHGAEYKGRRAGSIGVSGCFSFYPGKNLGACGEGGMVVTSDDSQARTMRMLRDWGQESRYHHVLKGFNYRMDGIQGAILRVKLRHLDAWTQARRAHAARYSALLAGSDLVKAPLDVADRRHVYHIYAVRCRDREALQHALSIEGIQFGLHYPIPVHLQKAHADLGYAPGDFPRSEAAARSVLSLPIYPEMTVRQVEQVVSVVEQEAHVH, encoded by the coding sequence ATGATCCCCTTTCTCGATCTCCGGGCGCAGTACACATCGATCAAGGACGAGATCGATGCGGCGGCGCTACGCGTGCTCGCGTCGGCGCAATATGTTTTGGGCGAGGAGGTCGCTGAGCTTGAACGGGAGTTCGCCTCCTATTGCGGCACGCGGCACGCAATCGCCGTCAACACCGGTACCAGTGCCCTCCATCTTGCGCTGCTCGCGCTTGGCGTTGGTCCCGGCGACGAAGTCATTACGGTACCTTTCACGTTCGTCGCCACCGTTTCGGCGATCTGCTACACCGGCGCGCTGCCGGTCTTCGTCGATGTCGAGCCGGTGACGCTGACCATGGATGCAACGAAGATCGAGGCGGCAATCACACCTCGAACCAAGGCGATCGTCCCGGTGCATCTTTACGGACAAATGGCCGACATGAACGCCATCAAGGCCATTGCAGACCGGCATGGCCTACCCATCATCGAGGATGCCTGCCAGGCCCACGGCGCCGAATACAAGGGCCGCCGGGCGGGAAGCATCGGGGTCTCGGGCTGCTTCAGTTTCTATCCAGGAAAGAACCTCGGCGCCTGCGGCGAAGGCGGCATGGTCGTTACCAGCGATGACAGCCAGGCGCGGACGATGCGCATGCTCAGGGATTGGGGTCAGGAAAGCCGATATCACCACGTGCTCAAGGGCTTCAATTACCGGATGGACGGCATCCAGGGGGCCATCCTGCGGGTGAAGCTCAGGCATCTCGATGCCTGGACGCAAGCGCGCCGCGCGCATGCGGCGCGCTACTCTGCGCTGCTTGCGGGCTCCGATCTTGTGAAGGCGCCTCTTGACGTCGCCGACCGGCGTCATGTCTACCACATCTATGCCGTCCGGTGCCGGGATCGGGAGGCGCTGCAGCACGCCCTCAGCATCGAGGGCATACAGTTCGGCCTGCACTATCCCATTCCGGTGCATCTGCAGAAGGCCCATGCCGACCTCGGTTACGCGCCGGGCGATTTTCCGAGATCGGAGGCCGCCGCCCGATCGGTTCTGTCGCTCCCAATCTATCCGGAAATGACGGTCCGGCAGGTCGAGCAGGTAGTGTCCGTAGTGGAGCAGGAGGCCCATGTCCACTGA
- a CDS encoding Gfo/Idh/MocA family protein, protein MIGVAVVGYGYWGPNLVRNFWETPGARLISVCDLRMDRLATVQTRYPAVDITDDFEEVLRDPRVDAVAIATPAAAHFKLAMKALMAGKHVLVEKPMAATSDEARRMVEEAARRRLVLAVDHTFVHTGAVRKMRELVEDGLGDVYYYDSVRVNLGLFQHDVSVIWDLAVHDLSIMDYVLPERPVAVSATGMSHVAGEPANIAYLNLFFESQLIAHIHVNWLAPVKVRRTLIGGSSKMILYDDLEPSEKIKVYDKGITLNGNPQKNGEKVYQMLVGYRTGDMYAPHLDVAEALGIELRQFIDCIERNEKPVADGNAGLRVVRILEAATQSLAERGRVIELEHMRRIA, encoded by the coding sequence ATGATCGGCGTTGCTGTCGTCGGCTACGGTTACTGGGGACCAAACCTCGTGCGCAACTTCTGGGAAACGCCCGGCGCGCGCCTCATCTCCGTGTGCGACCTGCGCATGGATCGATTGGCGACGGTCCAGACCCGTTACCCGGCCGTTGACATCACGGACGATTTTGAAGAGGTGCTTCGCGACCCGCGGGTCGATGCCGTTGCGATCGCGACGCCGGCTGCCGCGCATTTCAAGCTCGCCATGAAAGCGCTGATGGCGGGAAAGCACGTGCTCGTCGAAAAACCGATGGCGGCAACATCGGACGAGGCTCGTCGTATGGTCGAGGAGGCGGCGCGTCGCCGCCTCGTGCTCGCCGTCGACCACACCTTCGTGCACACGGGCGCCGTTCGCAAGATGCGGGAGCTCGTCGAAGACGGGCTCGGCGACGTCTATTATTACGACTCGGTCAGGGTCAATCTCGGCCTCTTCCAGCACGATGTCAGCGTCATCTGGGACCTTGCAGTGCATGATCTGTCGATCATGGACTACGTGCTGCCAGAGCGGCCGGTCGCGGTATCGGCCACGGGCATGAGCCACGTTGCCGGCGAGCCGGCAAATATCGCCTATCTCAATCTCTTCTTCGAAAGCCAGTTGATCGCTCACATCCACGTCAATTGGCTCGCCCCGGTCAAGGTTCGTCGGACGCTGATCGGCGGCAGCAGCAAGATGATCCTCTACGACGACCTGGAGCCCAGCGAGAAGATCAAGGTTTATGACAAGGGGATAACGCTGAACGGCAACCCGCAGAAGAATGGCGAAAAGGTCTACCAGATGCTGGTCGGCTATCGCACCGGTGATATGTACGCCCCCCATCTCGACGTCGCCGAGGCGCTCGGCATCGAATTGCGCCAGTTCATCGATTGCATCGAGCGAAATGAAAAGCCGGTTGCCGACGGAAACGCCGGGCTGCGCGTGGTGAGAATCCTCGAAGCCGCCACCCAGTCGCTCGCCGAGCGCGGCCGGGTCATCGAACTGGAGCATATGAGGCGTATCGCATGA
- a CDS encoding acyltransferase, protein MIASDVTLHDDVVILHPDLVNLYGCAVGAGSRIGTFVEIQKNAAIGRNCKISSHSFICEGVTLEDGVFIGHGVMFTNDIYPRAVNADGGLQSQADWTVVPTRVKRRASIGSNATILAGVTIGEAAQVGAGAVVTRDVPNFAIVAGVPARIIGRVKDATIETAEA, encoded by the coding sequence ATGATCGCGTCCGATGTCACGCTGCATGACGATGTCGTCATTCTTCATCCGGATCTCGTCAATCTCTATGGTTGTGCGGTCGGCGCGGGTTCGCGGATCGGCACGTTCGTGGAAATTCAGAAGAACGCGGCGATCGGTAGGAACTGCAAGATCTCCAGCCATTCCTTCATCTGCGAAGGGGTGACGCTCGAGGACGGTGTCTTCATCGGTCACGGCGTCATGTTCACCAACGACATCTATCCACGTGCAGTAAATGCGGATGGCGGTCTCCAGTCGCAGGCCGATTGGACGGTCGTGCCGACACGGGTCAAGCGGCGCGCCTCCATCGGCAGCAATGCCACCATCCTGGCGGGCGTCACGATCGGGGAGGCCGCCCAGGTAGGCGCCGGCGCCGTGGTGACCAGGGATGTACCAAACTTCGCGATCGTTGCCGGCGTGCCCGCCCGGATCATCGGCCGCGTCAAGGATGCCACGATCGAGACTGCGGAGGCGTGA
- a CDS encoding glycosyltransferase family 4 protein — MLVYPHDLSIGGSQINAIDLAAAVAAAGHEVIVYGIPGPLVSYIEERGLRYVPARPLKYRPAPSRIVQIAALAQSEHIDLIHAYEWPTCLDAYYGAGLLLKVPLLCTVLSMQVPPHVPASVPLIMGTSDLAIEARKTHRGQVWVIEPPIDVDHDTPFVDGSAFRNKHGVADNEFLVVSVSRLAIDLKLDALVRAIDAVDMLAGSYPLRLILLGDGPAREALTARAAVVNRRHEREVVVLPGADLDPRSAYAAADLVIGMGSSALRALAIARPLIVQGEQAFSEIFEPSTFDLFLRQGFYGLADGAAGAGRLAAQMEELIRDPARRAALGRFGREMVTKRFGLQRAARIQLDVYDRVLANPPLCRFVEALHSARLSLMLEIVNHDPFRKRAKGSREQEILLTVRSGSWPPVLGE, encoded by the coding sequence GTGCTCGTGTATCCACATGACCTTTCGATCGGCGGCAGTCAGATAAATGCCATCGATCTCGCCGCCGCCGTAGCCGCGGCAGGCCACGAGGTGATCGTCTACGGCATCCCCGGCCCGCTCGTCTCTTATATCGAGGAGCGTGGCCTGCGTTACGTGCCGGCGCGACCTCTGAAATATCGCCCCGCCCCTTCGCGAATAGTCCAGATCGCCGCCCTTGCGCAGAGCGAACACATCGATCTGATCCACGCGTACGAGTGGCCAACCTGCCTCGACGCCTATTATGGCGCCGGTCTTCTCCTGAAAGTTCCCTTGCTCTGTACCGTTCTCAGCATGCAGGTGCCGCCGCACGTCCCAGCCTCGGTACCGTTGATCATGGGAACCTCCGACCTTGCCATAGAGGCGCGCAAGACGCATCGCGGCCAGGTCTGGGTGATCGAACCGCCAATCGATGTCGATCATGACACGCCCTTCGTCGACGGGAGCGCATTCCGCAATAAGCACGGCGTCGCCGACAATGAGTTTCTTGTCGTCAGCGTTTCCCGCCTCGCGATCGACCTCAAGCTCGATGCCCTCGTGCGAGCGATCGATGCCGTGGATATGCTGGCAGGGTCATACCCGCTGAGGCTCATACTTCTCGGCGACGGTCCCGCACGAGAAGCACTGACGGCGAGGGCAGCCGTCGTGAACCGTCGGCACGAGCGTGAGGTCGTGGTGCTGCCTGGTGCCGACCTGGACCCGCGCAGTGCCTACGCGGCCGCCGACCTGGTCATCGGCATGGGGAGTTCGGCGCTACGCGCGCTTGCCATCGCCCGCCCGCTCATCGTGCAGGGAGAACAGGCGTTTTCCGAAATCTTCGAGCCATCGACATTCGACCTATTCCTGAGACAAGGCTTCTACGGCCTGGCCGACGGCGCCGCCGGCGCCGGCCGGCTTGCGGCGCAGATGGAAGAGCTAATCAGGGATCCGGCGCGGCGGGCGGCCCTTGGCCGGTTCGGTCGTGAAATGGTCACCAAGCGCTTCGGCTTGCAGCGAGCGGCACGCATTCAGTTGGACGTGTACGATCGAGTCTTGGCCAATCCACCGCTTTGCCGGTTCGTTGAAGCACTGCACTCGGCGCGCCTATCGCTGATGCTTGAAATCGTAAACCACGATCCATTTCGCAAGCGAGCGAAAGGCTCACGTGAGCAAGAGATCCTCCTCACTGTCCGGTCGGGTAGTTGGCCCCCAGTCCTGGGGGAGTAG
- a CDS encoding glycosyltransferase family 2 protein, with amino-acid sequence MANKISIILPTYNRSSTLSAAINSVITQSYKDIELIVVDDGSTEDIEEVVRGIGDDRIRYVRRDLNGGAAAARNTGLRHANGDYIAFQDSDDIWLPGKLEKQLALLCSLPAYVGAVTGAKIVYGRDTNFNYGPTRIALAPPPEGRLCSDEDQLERLLTENRVSVQNTLFRNNCLPSLEWFDPCARANEDWEFAIRLVQHTIVYEDIEPVVLGFVSADSISASGRKPIIGRLRILRKNRAILSARRRQRSLIMLDVVRYFYIVGKRRSALKFLAAVIGDYPPHVKFILWALAKKLGSWFLAPSQRR; translated from the coding sequence ATGGCAAATAAAATTTCAATTATTCTTCCGACATATAATCGAAGTAGTACTTTGAGCGCTGCGATTAATAGCGTCATCACTCAATCGTACAAGGACATTGAGCTGATAGTCGTCGACGACGGCTCCACGGAGGACATTGAAGAGGTCGTGCGCGGCATTGGCGATGACCGCATTCGCTATGTGAGACGAGACTTAAACGGAGGAGCCGCCGCCGCGCGAAATACCGGACTCCGGCATGCCAACGGCGACTATATCGCGTTTCAGGACAGCGACGATATCTGGCTGCCTGGGAAGCTGGAAAAGCAACTTGCGCTGCTATGCTCCCTTCCCGCTTATGTGGGGGCAGTGACGGGCGCAAAGATAGTCTATGGGAGAGACACCAACTTCAACTATGGACCTACGCGAATAGCCCTTGCTCCCCCTCCCGAAGGGCGCCTTTGTTCCGATGAGGACCAACTCGAGCGACTTTTGACCGAGAATCGCGTCAGCGTCCAGAACACCTTGTTCCGAAATAATTGCTTGCCGAGTTTGGAATGGTTTGACCCCTGCGCGAGGGCCAACGAGGATTGGGAGTTTGCGATCAGGTTGGTCCAGCACACAATTGTGTATGAGGACATTGAACCTGTCGTCTTGGGGTTTGTTTCAGCCGACAGTATATCCGCAAGTGGCCGCAAGCCCATCATAGGGCGTCTACGTATTCTGAGAAAAAACAGAGCCATCCTCAGCGCCCGGAGAAGGCAGAGATCTCTGATAATGCTCGACGTTGTTAGATATTTTTATATTGTGGGTAAGAGAAGGTCTGCCCTAAAATTTCTCGCTGCGGTGATCGGAGATTACCCGCCGCACGTAAAGTTTATCTTGTGGGCCTTGGCAAAAAAACTGGGCAGTTGGTTCCTCGCCCCCTCCCAACGCCGATGA
- a CDS encoding O-antigen ligase family protein codes for MFLLSLFLPWTIKLGSLALSPYRIVLIAMVVPCLLRWAGGKAGRVRVPDVLLFLYCFWSAISLMVAHGFQQSIEPAGILFIETVGTYLLARTYIRDANDFYGVVRLLFLVVAVLAPFAILEALSNRAILLELFSAVLPSQPVAITESRWGLRRVQGTLDHPILFGVVCGSILALVHLVLGYRQKSHSKWTKSGIVAVTSFLALSSGPLTALIFQALMLAWNCLLRSYVHRWKILLAPLVSLYVLIAIASNQSVPEFFITHFSFDTYSAGYRVLIWTFGSASVLNHPLFGVGFNRWDRPLWMPESIDMFWLTHAIYYGLPGAVLMIISFLALLYQVSVQQSADERLNEYRTAYLIAMGSFFLVGWTVHFWNATYVLFVFLWASGAWMLNVRAPTADKRNPRSKTEARRGQRRLLENSVQTRSPRDEVKAASVAARFSIGCKREALADTAQPTHTPDEGSPLFSAANRRPADLRSVREKAQRGKRPRPRIY; via the coding sequence TTGTTTCTCCTGAGCCTGTTTTTGCCGTGGACGATAAAACTGGGATCGCTTGCGCTTTCGCCATACCGCATCGTCCTGATTGCTATGGTTGTTCCGTGCCTCTTGCGCTGGGCCGGCGGGAAGGCGGGACGGGTGAGAGTGCCCGACGTCCTGCTTTTTCTGTACTGCTTCTGGAGCGCGATCAGCCTCATGGTGGCCCACGGCTTCCAACAGTCCATCGAACCCGCCGGAATACTCTTCATAGAAACGGTAGGGACGTATCTCCTCGCTCGCACCTATATCCGTGACGCGAATGACTTCTATGGGGTAGTTCGCCTGCTGTTCCTGGTGGTAGCAGTTCTGGCGCCCTTCGCCATTCTCGAAGCGCTGAGCAATCGCGCCATTCTGCTTGAATTGTTTTCCGCTGTTTTGCCGTCCCAACCCGTTGCAATCACCGAGTCCCGTTGGGGCCTGAGACGCGTGCAGGGGACGCTCGACCATCCAATTCTGTTTGGCGTTGTCTGCGGCAGTATCCTTGCGTTAGTCCATCTAGTGCTTGGCTACCGGCAGAAGTCCCATTCCAAATGGACCAAATCGGGTATTGTCGCAGTGACGAGTTTCCTCGCCCTTTCTTCAGGACCGTTGACGGCGTTGATCTTTCAAGCGTTGATGCTTGCATGGAATTGTCTGCTCCGCAGCTACGTTCACCGATGGAAAATCCTTTTGGCCCCACTAGTCTCGCTTTACGTCCTCATCGCGATAGCATCAAATCAATCTGTTCCTGAGTTCTTCATCACGCACTTTTCTTTTGACACGTATTCCGCAGGTTACCGGGTCCTCATCTGGACGTTCGGCTCGGCATCCGTACTCAACCATCCATTGTTTGGGGTCGGCTTCAACAGGTGGGATCGCCCGTTATGGATGCCAGAAAGCATTGATATGTTCTGGCTAACGCACGCGATATACTACGGCCTTCCCGGGGCTGTTCTGATGATTATTTCATTTCTTGCGCTTCTATATCAGGTAAGTGTCCAACAAAGCGCTGATGAAAGATTAAACGAATATCGAACTGCATATCTGATTGCGATGGGCAGCTTTTTCCTGGTGGGCTGGACAGTGCACTTCTGGAACGCAACCTACGTTTTATTTGTATTCTTGTGGGCGAGTGGGGCTTGGATGCTCAACGTTCGCGCGCCCACGGCCGACAAACGCAACCCACGTAGCAAAACAGAAGCAAGGAGAGGGCAGAGACGACTGCTCGAAAACTCAGTCCAAACACGGAGCCCCCGAGATGAAGTGAAAGCCGCCTCAGTGGCGGCTCGGTTTTCGATAGGATGTAAGCGCGAGGCCTTGGCGGATACAGCGCAACCTACCCATACTCCTGATGAGGGTTCACCGCTTTTCAGCGCGGCCAACAGAAGGCCTGCAGACTTGCGGTCTGTCCGCGAAAAGGCACAGCGTGGCAAGCGGCCGCGCCCGCGGATTTATTAG